One part of the Terrimicrobium sacchariphilum genome encodes these proteins:
- a CDS encoding APC family permease, with the protein MEFRKVGLITCTALVLANMIGTGVFTSLGFQVAVLPSPFPVLMVWLLGGLVALCGALSYAELASALPSSGGEYYFLSRIYHPAVGFMAGFVSVTVGFAAPIALAAMAFGGYLAATFPGVHPGVASMVVVLLVALLHSLTVRASGNFQVVVTCLKVCLVVAFIIIGVWKETAHPVSFAPKPGDFALMVSTPFAISLMFVLYAYTGWNAAAYILSEVRRPEVTVPWALLIGTVIVTVLYVSINAVFLAAAPLQDYVDKIEVGQIAAEHLLGEEGGRIMSGLISIGLISAISAMTWAGPRVAQAIGRDLASLKVLSATRSGGVPLPALGLQTAIVVILLLSATFEAVLVYAQFAILACSFLAVLGVMVLRWRQPALPRPFRCWGYPVTPIVFLVLNLFAMAYSAHDKPISALAGAATLLVGFLLYFPLRKRRLSA; encoded by the coding sequence ATGGAATTTCGCAAAGTCGGCCTCATCACCTGCACCGCCCTGGTGCTGGCCAACATGATCGGCACCGGGGTCTTTACCAGCCTCGGGTTTCAGGTGGCGGTATTGCCTTCGCCTTTTCCCGTCCTCATGGTCTGGCTGCTCGGCGGCCTCGTCGCACTTTGCGGTGCGCTGAGCTATGCGGAGCTGGCTTCGGCGCTGCCGAGCTCGGGCGGGGAATATTACTTCCTCTCGCGCATCTATCACCCAGCCGTCGGCTTCATGGCGGGCTTTGTCTCGGTGACGGTCGGCTTCGCCGCCCCGATCGCGCTGGCGGCGATGGCCTTTGGCGGCTATCTCGCCGCGACTTTTCCCGGGGTGCATCCGGGCGTGGCCTCGATGGTTGTCGTGCTCCTCGTCGCACTGCTGCACTCCCTCACCGTGCGGGCGAGCGGGAATTTCCAGGTCGTCGTAACCTGCTTGAAAGTCTGCCTCGTCGTCGCCTTCATCATCATCGGGGTGTGGAAGGAAACCGCGCATCCCGTGAGCTTTGCCCCAAAGCCGGGAGACTTCGCGCTCATGGTGAGCACGCCTTTTGCGATCTCGCTCATGTTTGTCCTCTACGCTTACACGGGCTGGAATGCCGCCGCGTACATCCTCAGCGAGGTGCGTCGCCCGGAGGTGACCGTTCCCTGGGCACTCCTCATCGGCACCGTGATCGTCACGGTCCTCTATGTCTCGATCAATGCCGTCTTCCTCGCCGCCGCGCCGCTGCAGGACTACGTGGATAAAATCGAGGTCGGCCAGATCGCAGCCGAGCACCTGCTGGGCGAGGAGGGCGGGCGCATCATGTCGGGCCTCATCAGCATCGGACTCATCTCCGCCATCAGCGCCATGACGTGGGCCGGGCCTCGCGTGGCCCAGGCCATCGGGCGCGATCTCGCCTCGCTCAAGGTGCTCTCGGCCACCCGCTCGGGCGGTGTGCCGCTCCCGGCGCTGGGCTTGCAGACCGCCATCGTCGTGATCCTGCTCCTGTCGGCGACCTTTGAGGCTGTGCTGGTTTATGCGCAGTTCGCCATTCTCGCGTGCAGCTTCCTTGCCGTGCTGGGCGTCATGGTTCTCCGCTGGCGGCAGCCTGCTCTGCCCCGGCCCTTCCGCTGCTGGGGGTATCCCGTCACGCCCATCGTGTTTCTGGTGCTGAATCTTTTTGCCATGGCCTACTCGGCGCACGATAAACCCATTTCAGCCCTCGCCGGGGCGGCGACGCTGCTGGTTGGTTTTTTGCTTTATTTCCCGCTCAGGAAGCGAAGGCTATCGGCATGA
- a CDS encoding ABC transporter ATP-binding protein, translating to MSVIELHGLTKTFRTYRKDKGVLAAVKGLFHREYTETKAVDAVSFRIEEGEFVGFLGPNGAGKTTTLKMLSGLLHPSGGEARVLGFVPWERRDGMKRQISLLMGQKNALWWDLPARESLELNRAIYEIPREDFQRSVDELTALLDVRDQLSVMVRELSLGQRMKMELIAALLHRPKVLFLDEPTIGLDVVSQKTVRDFLKHHNAEQRTTIILTSHYMQDIEELCPRVVLIDHGKVMFDGELDRITSEFSANKIVEVKFSSAVSCAFSHLGHVLEQKPDELRIEVPRGQVAAVCRAVLDQAPVADLTVSEPPIEEMMRKVFGDRKS from the coding sequence ATGAGCGTCATTGAACTCCACGGCCTCACCAAGACCTTCCGCACCTACCGCAAGGACAAGGGCGTGCTGGCTGCCGTGAAGGGGCTCTTTCATCGCGAGTACACCGAGACCAAGGCCGTCGACGCCGTGAGCTTCCGCATCGAGGAGGGCGAGTTTGTCGGCTTCCTCGGGCCGAACGGAGCAGGCAAGACCACGACGCTCAAGATGCTCTCCGGCCTCCTGCACCCCTCGGGCGGCGAGGCGCGCGTGCTGGGCTTTGTGCCCTGGGAACGCCGCGACGGGATGAAGCGCCAGATCAGCCTCCTCATGGGCCAGAAGAACGCCCTCTGGTGGGACCTGCCCGCTCGCGAATCGCTGGAGCTGAACCGCGCCATTTACGAAATCCCGCGCGAGGATTTCCAGCGCAGCGTCGACGAACTCACCGCGCTGCTCGATGTGCGCGACCAGCTTTCCGTCATGGTGCGCGAGTTGAGCCTCGGCCAGCGCATGAAGATGGAGCTTATCGCCGCGCTCCTGCACCGGCCCAAGGTCCTCTTCCTCGACGAGCCGACCATCGGTCTCGATGTGGTGAGCCAGAAGACCGTGCGCGATTTCCTCAAGCACCACAACGCCGAGCAGCGCACGACCATCATCCTCACCAGCCACTACATGCAGGACATCGAGGAGCTTTGCCCGCGCGTCGTCCTTATCGATCACGGCAAGGTGATGTTCGACGGCGAGCTCGATCGAATCACGTCTGAGTTTTCCGCGAACAAAATCGTCGAGGTGAAATTCTCCTCCGCCGTGTCGTGTGCGTTCTCGCATCTCGGGCATGTGCTGGAGCAAAAACCCGACGAGCTACGTATCGAAGTGCCTCGCGGACAGGTGGCTGCGGTTTGCCGCGCCGTGCTCGACCAGGCGCCCGTGGCCGACCTGACCGTCTCCGAGCCGCCGATCGAGGAGATGATGCGCAAGGTCTTCGGCGACCGCAAAAGCTGA
- a CDS encoding glycoside hydrolase family 3 N-terminal domain-containing protein produces MTPRSFRLCAGALGLALASLCPVAQAGDYHDASLPVDERVEDLLARMTVDEKIGQLTQRLIDVGMEKDMEKFFSVIRTGSVGAYILMLEDAQYRNAMQKTAIEETRLGIPLLFGADVIHGHRTVFPLPLGLACTWDPDLVEQAQTIAAREARSMGLNWTFAPMCDLARDSRWGRVAETFGEDPYLNSLYVAASVRGFQGTNPADPGRVVACLKHFAGYSASVGGRDYNHTEIPPFIFRNFHLPPFHAGVNAGALTVMSSFNANDGIPAAADHWLLTDLLRGEWGFKGFVVSDWEGVQEVVDWGYAPDDVGAAIASLTAGNDMEMMSKTFTLLGPKIADGTLPISVVDEAVRRVLRVKFLSGIFEQPYTDPEAYAKTILAPESVALARAAVARSVVLLKNEPFLNTPPTGTPSPTPGTVPQNPSASTPAPTATPKPTPKQRAILPIASDVKRIALIGPFGDEKREMIGCWISQGKAKDVVTLATALKSRVGADGDVKIVQGCDINGSQPRTKTLTDGTVVLDKSVAPPMGVFDLPAAVRAAGESDLVIMALGEPWSWTGENASRARITLTGRQQELFDTIAAVGKPVVVVLFSGRPLALPSIFAKASAVIAAWQPGIQAGPGLVDILFGDVNPSGRLTITWPADTGQLPIYYNRYNTGRPDKGFIDYRDMSREPMFPFGYGLTYTSFSYGKAEVIPAANGKPAQIRTTITNTGDREGTEVAQLYVRQFFCPEGARPYQELRGFQRIKLRPGEKKEVTFDVTDEVLGYVGRDGKWRVDAGKFSLWIAPQANSGDPVSFTRP; encoded by the coding sequence ATGACTCCGCGTTCATTCCGGCTCTGCGCCGGAGCGTTGGGCCTCGCTCTGGCCTCCCTCTGTCCCGTCGCACAGGCGGGTGACTACCACGACGCCTCCCTCCCGGTCGACGAACGGGTCGAGGATCTCCTTGCCCGTATGACGGTCGACGAAAAGATCGGCCAGCTCACGCAGCGGCTGATCGACGTGGGCATGGAAAAGGACATGGAAAAGTTCTTCTCCGTCATCCGCACCGGCTCCGTCGGCGCGTACATCCTCATGCTGGAGGATGCGCAGTATCGCAATGCGATGCAGAAGACAGCCATCGAGGAGACCCGCCTCGGCATCCCGCTTCTCTTCGGCGCGGATGTCATCCATGGCCATCGCACCGTATTCCCGCTCCCGCTCGGCCTCGCCTGCACCTGGGACCCCGATCTCGTCGAGCAGGCGCAAACCATCGCCGCCCGCGAGGCCCGCTCGATGGGGCTGAACTGGACCTTCGCCCCCATGTGCGATCTTGCCCGCGACAGTCGCTGGGGCCGCGTGGCCGAGACCTTCGGCGAAGATCCGTACCTGAATTCTCTCTACGTCGCCGCCTCCGTACGCGGCTTCCAGGGGACGAATCCCGCCGATCCGGGCCGTGTCGTTGCCTGCCTGAAGCACTTTGCCGGGTACAGTGCCTCCGTGGGCGGGCGTGATTACAACCACACCGAGATCCCGCCCTTCATCTTCCGCAATTTCCATCTCCCGCCCTTCCATGCGGGAGTGAATGCCGGGGCGCTCACGGTGATGAGTTCCTTCAACGCGAATGACGGCATCCCCGCTGCCGCCGACCACTGGCTGCTCACCGACTTGCTGCGCGGCGAGTGGGGGTTCAAGGGCTTCGTCGTCAGCGATTGGGAAGGCGTGCAGGAGGTCGTCGACTGGGGTTATGCCCCTGACGACGTGGGCGCGGCCATCGCCTCGCTCACGGCCGGCAACGACATGGAGATGATGTCGAAGACCTTCACCCTGCTCGGGCCGAAGATCGCCGATGGCACGCTGCCGATCTCTGTGGTGGACGAGGCCGTGCGCCGCGTCCTGCGCGTGAAGTTCCTCTCCGGTATCTTTGAGCAGCCGTACACCGACCCCGAGGCCTATGCGAAGACCATCCTTGCGCCCGAGTCCGTTGCGCTTGCCCGCGCTGCCGTGGCCCGTTCCGTCGTGCTCCTGAAGAACGAACCGTTCCTGAATACCCCGCCGACCGGCACCCCGTCGCCCACCCCTGGCACCGTGCCGCAGAATCCCAGCGCCTCGACCCCCGCGCCCACGGCTACACCCAAGCCTACGCCGAAACAGCGCGCCATCCTGCCGATCGCCTCCGACGTGAAGCGCATCGCGCTCATCGGCCCCTTTGGTGATGAGAAGCGCGAGATGATCGGCTGCTGGATTTCGCAGGGCAAGGCCAAGGACGTCGTCACCCTCGCCACCGCGCTGAAGAGCCGTGTCGGGGCCGATGGCGACGTGAAGATCGTGCAGGGCTGCGACATCAACGGCTCCCAGCCGCGCACCAAGACCCTCACCGACGGCACTGTCGTCCTCGACAAGAGCGTGGCCCCGCCGATGGGTGTCTTTGATCTGCCTGCCGCCGTCCGCGCTGCGGGCGAGTCCGACCTCGTCATCATGGCGCTGGGCGAGCCGTGGAGCTGGACGGGAGAAAACGCCTCCCGCGCCCGCATCACCCTCACCGGTCGCCAGCAGGAGCTCTTCGATACCATCGCCGCCGTGGGCAAGCCCGTCGTCGTCGTGCTCTTCAGCGGACGTCCGCTCGCGCTGCCCTCGATCTTTGCCAAGGCCTCTGCGGTCATCGCCGCGTGGCAGCCGGGCATCCAGGCGGGCCCGGGTCTGGTGGACATCCTCTTTGGCGATGTGAATCCGTCTGGACGCCTCACCATCACGTGGCCGGCGGATACGGGCCAGCTTCCGATCTATTACAACCGCTATAACACGGGCCGCCCGGATAAAGGCTTCATTGACTACCGCGACATGAGCCGCGAGCCGATGTTTCCCTTCGGCTACGGTCTCACCTACACCTCCTTTTCCTACGGCAAGGCCGAGGTGATCCCGGCTGCGAATGGCAAGCCTGCCCAGATCCGCACCACCATTACCAATACCGGCGACCGCGAGGGCACCGAGGTGGCGCAGCTTTATGTGCGGCAGTTCTTCTGCCCCGAGGGCGCGCGGCCTTATCAGGAACTCCGCGGCTTTCAGCGCATCAAACTCCGGCCCGGCGAGAAAAAGGAGGTTACCTTTGACGTCACCGACGAAGTGCTCGGCTATGTGGGCCGCGACGGCAAGTGGCGCGTGGATGCCGGGAAATTCAGCCTCTGGATCGCGCCGCAGGCCAACTCCGGTGATCCCGTGAGCTTCACCCGCCCATAA
- a CDS encoding NUDIX hydrolase: MPTEKSIPKQRLKLAREVSVMAWIENHFGEVLLLKQKRGNKQWTLPGGKIERGESLLDCLSREVFEETKLKVHSPVLIGIFDRPDKDAIVFLYRARITGLSDKIVPQPREILEGKYTRVLPRQITPSLRYFWQQIHSQSEGGVPIRIS, encoded by the coding sequence GTGCCAACCGAGAAGTCCATCCCCAAGCAACGCCTGAAGCTCGCCCGCGAGGTTTCCGTCATGGCATGGATCGAAAATCACTTCGGCGAGGTTCTCCTTCTCAAGCAAAAGCGCGGCAACAAACAGTGGACCCTTCCCGGTGGGAAGATCGAGCGCGGCGAGAGCCTGCTGGATTGCCTTTCCCGCGAGGTCTTTGAAGAGACGAAGCTCAAGGTCCACTCGCCCGTCCTCATCGGCATCTTTGACCGACCCGACAAGGACGCCATCGTCTTTCTTTACCGGGCCCGGATCACCGGCCTTTCCGACAAGATCGTGCCTCAGCCGCGCGAAATCCTGGAGGGCAAGTACACCCGCGTGCTGCCCCGCCAGATCACACCCAGCCTGCGGTACTTCTGGCAGCAGATTCACTCGCAGTCCGAGGGCGGGGTGCCCATCCGGATATCCTGA
- the secA gene encoding preprotein translocase subunit SecA, with product MFNWIIKKIVGSKNQRELRRMQPIVRRINEIEQGLAGLSDDELRAKTRAWQEELKGIQDLTAVKARLDEILPEAFALVKHAARRLTERKHQFTVCDQPVTWAMIHFDVQLIGGMVLHSGRISEMATGEGKTLVATAPMYLNALAGRGAHLVTVNDYLSRRDAEWMGQLYGFLGLTTGIIQHDQPPEIRRAQYEADITYGTNAEFGFDYLRDNGMATSRDQQVQRGYFFAIVDEVDSILIDEARTPLIISGPSTVSTHQYDRFKPLVEQLVRKQNLLCNRLATDAKELYDAGKRDEAGRAMFKLKLGQPRSKALARMMEDTDMRRLIDKAELEFYKDTEGKAALVALKEELYFTIEERQHDADLTQLGRDFLNPDDPDAFVLPDLLTEFADIDNDAKLSGPEKVQKKAQRQQYCDNQAERIHNISQLLKAYCLYERDVEYVVEENKVVIVDTYTGRKMPGRRWSDGLHQAVEAKEGVQIDRETQTLATITIQNYFRLYARLSGMTGTAETEANEFHDIYGLDVNVIPTNRPVKRIDENDRIYKTRREKYNAVIDAIKGAHAKGQPVLVGTASVESSELLGRMLKREKIPHTVLNAKYHMQEAEIVSRAGLKGAVTISTNMAGRGTDIKLGEGVNEAGGLYVIGTERHESRRIDRQLRGRCARQGDPGMSRFYVSFEDDLMRNFGAADRMTKIMETFGLKEGEELEHPWLNKSVETAQKRVEQRNYMIRRRTLEFDDVMNQQREVVYGYRQEVMDSETPRDLIFEVISEIVPKKVADFLGDTEGEEPDNVGLLNWVNTTFPLGLSAEKAALESRSVEENGQWLVGVIKDAYEKKASMEHPEALKGLERYIILNAVDRLWQEHLYAMDGLREAVYLRAFAQKDPLVEYKNEAFAMFSELMDNIKGEVLTNLFRSTTNLQAFEMLLRSLPQNLLQADVPGLTDPAEPRPPQQAAAPAPAQAAPAPPQHIELAIKRELPKAGRNDPCPCGSGKKYKNCCGRTA from the coding sequence ATGTTTAACTGGATTATCAAGAAAATCGTTGGTTCGAAGAACCAGCGCGAATTGCGCCGCATGCAGCCCATTGTCCGGCGCATCAATGAAATCGAGCAGGGGCTGGCCGGCCTTTCCGACGACGAACTGCGCGCGAAGACTCGCGCCTGGCAGGAGGAACTCAAGGGAATCCAAGACCTTACTGCCGTAAAGGCGCGTCTCGACGAGATCCTGCCCGAGGCCTTTGCCTTGGTAAAGCACGCGGCCCGTCGCCTCACGGAGCGCAAGCATCAGTTTACCGTCTGCGACCAGCCCGTGACCTGGGCGATGATCCATTTTGACGTGCAGTTGATTGGCGGCATGGTTCTGCACAGCGGCCGCATCTCGGAAATGGCCACCGGCGAAGGCAAGACGCTCGTCGCCACTGCCCCGATGTATCTCAACGCCCTGGCTGGACGCGGTGCGCACCTTGTCACGGTCAACGACTACCTCTCCCGCCGCGACGCGGAGTGGATGGGGCAGCTCTACGGTTTCCTCGGTCTCACCACCGGCATCATCCAGCACGACCAGCCGCCGGAGATCCGCCGCGCCCAGTACGAGGCCGACATCACGTACGGCACGAATGCCGAGTTTGGCTTCGATTACCTCCGCGACAACGGCATGGCCACGAGCCGCGACCAGCAGGTCCAGCGCGGGTACTTCTTTGCCATCGTCGACGAAGTGGACTCCATCCTCATCGACGAAGCCCGCACGCCGCTCATCATCAGCGGTCCGTCCACCGTTTCGACCCACCAGTACGACCGCTTCAAGCCCCTCGTCGAGCAGCTCGTGCGCAAGCAGAACCTGCTCTGCAACCGCCTCGCCACCGACGCGAAGGAACTCTACGACGCGGGCAAGCGGGACGAGGCCGGACGCGCGATGTTCAAGCTCAAGCTCGGCCAGCCGCGCAGCAAGGCGCTCGCCCGCATGATGGAGGATACCGACATGCGTCGCCTCATCGACAAGGCGGAGCTGGAGTTCTACAAGGACACCGAGGGCAAGGCCGCCCTGGTCGCCCTCAAGGAAGAGCTGTACTTCACCATCGAGGAGCGCCAGCACGATGCCGACCTCACCCAGCTCGGGCGCGATTTTCTCAATCCCGACGACCCGGACGCCTTTGTCCTGCCCGACCTCCTCACGGAATTCGCCGACATCGATAATGACGCGAAGCTCTCCGGCCCCGAGAAGGTGCAGAAGAAGGCCCAGCGCCAGCAGTATTGCGACAACCAGGCCGAGCGCATTCATAACATCTCCCAGCTCCTCAAGGCCTACTGCCTCTATGAGCGTGATGTGGAGTATGTCGTGGAGGAAAACAAGGTCGTCATCGTCGACACCTACACCGGCCGCAAGATGCCGGGCCGCCGCTGGAGCGACGGTCTCCACCAGGCCGTCGAGGCCAAGGAGGGCGTGCAGATCGACCGCGAGACCCAGACGCTCGCCACGATCACGATTCAGAACTACTTCCGCCTTTACGCCCGCCTGTCCGGCATGACCGGTACGGCCGAGACGGAGGCCAACGAATTTCACGACATCTACGGTCTCGACGTGAACGTGATCCCGACCAACCGGCCGGTGAAGCGCATCGACGAGAACGACCGCATCTACAAGACGCGCCGCGAGAAGTACAACGCCGTCATCGACGCCATCAAGGGCGCGCATGCCAAGGGCCAGCCGGTACTGGTCGGTACGGCCAGCGTCGAGTCCAGCGAACTCCTCGGCCGCATGCTCAAGCGCGAGAAGATCCCGCACACCGTGCTGAATGCGAAGTACCACATGCAGGAGGCCGAGATCGTCTCCCGCGCCGGTCTCAAGGGCGCCGTGACCATCTCGACCAACATGGCCGGCCGCGGTACCGACATCAAACTCGGCGAAGGCGTCAATGAAGCCGGTGGTCTTTATGTGATCGGCACCGAGCGCCACGAGTCGCGCCGCATTGACCGCCAGCTGCGCGGTCGTTGCGCCCGCCAGGGCGATCCCGGCATGTCGCGGTTCTACGTTTCGTTTGAAGACGACCTCATGCGCAACTTCGGCGCGGCGGACCGCATGACGAAGATCATGGAGACCTTCGGCCTCAAGGAGGGCGAGGAGCTGGAGCACCCATGGCTGAACAAGAGCGTCGAGACCGCGCAGAAGCGCGTCGAGCAGCGCAACTACATGATCCGCCGCCGCACGCTGGAGTTTGACGACGTCATGAACCAGCAGCGCGAGGTGGTCTACGGCTATCGCCAGGAGGTGATGGATTCCGAGACCCCGCGCGACCTGATCTTTGAGGTCATCAGTGAAATCGTGCCCAAGAAGGTGGCCGATTTCCTCGGCGACACCGAGGGCGAGGAGCCTGACAACGTCGGCCTGCTCAACTGGGTCAACACGACCTTCCCGCTCGGCCTCAGCGCCGAGAAGGCCGCGCTGGAATCGCGTTCCGTCGAGGAGAATGGCCAGTGGCTCGTCGGCGTCATCAAGGACGCCTATGAGAAAAAGGCCTCCATGGAGCACCCCGAGGCGCTCAAGGGACTCGAGCGCTACATCATCCTCAACGCCGTCGATCGTCTCTGGCAGGAACACCTTTACGCCATGGATGGCCTCCGCGAGGCGGTCTACCTCCGCGCCTTCGCGCAGAAGGACCCGCTCGTCGAGTACAAGAACGAGGCGTTTGCGATGTTCAGCGAGTTGATGGACAACATCAAGGGCGAGGTGCTCACCAACCTCTTCCGCAGCACGACGAATCTCCAGGCCTTTGAGATGCTCCTGCGCAGCCTGCCGCAAAATCTGCTCCAGGCCGACGTACCCGGGCTCACCGACCCGGCCGAGCCGCGCCCGCCACAGCAGGCCGCCGCCCCGGCGCCCGCTCAGGCGGCTCCCGCGCCGCCGCAGCACATCGAACTCGCCATCAAACGCGAACTGCCCAAGGCTGGCCGCAACGACCCATGCCCCTGCGGCAGCGGGAAGAAGTACAAGAACTGCTGCGGCCGCACCGCGTAG
- a CDS encoding oxygenase MpaB family protein gives MNQTGLFLPQSAIWKVSRETILLLGGPAAAILQIAHPQIALGVSRHSNFREETLGRLHRTLEAVYTVTFSPRAEVEAMERRIRARHAPVQRAEPQRYSAFDPAAQMWVLATLIAVAVECYEAFVGPLTAEECEGYYRDMREFGVCFGLDRNYGPANWAEFAAYYSEMLSGDELCSLPISRELASHIAHPRQPLFLRLGWPASNWATRRFLPSPACEKLGFQRIGAGPVDDAIRDALGLLPPELRYARQYLRAIDSAGQP, from the coding sequence ATGAACCAAACGGGTCTTTTTCTTCCCCAATCCGCCATTTGGAAGGTCAGCCGCGAGACGATTTTGCTGCTGGGAGGGCCGGCGGCGGCGATCCTGCAAATCGCCCATCCACAGATCGCGCTCGGGGTTTCGCGGCACAGCAACTTCCGCGAAGAAACCCTGGGCCGCCTGCATCGCACCCTGGAGGCGGTGTACACCGTCACCTTTTCGCCCCGAGCGGAAGTCGAGGCGATGGAGAGGCGGATTCGCGCCCGCCACGCTCCGGTACAGAGAGCAGAGCCGCAGCGCTACTCGGCCTTTGACCCGGCGGCGCAGATGTGGGTGCTGGCGACGCTCATCGCGGTGGCGGTGGAGTGCTATGAAGCGTTCGTCGGTCCGCTCACGGCGGAGGAATGCGAGGGATATTACCGCGACATGCGGGAGTTTGGCGTGTGTTTCGGGCTGGATCGAAATTACGGCCCGGCGAACTGGGCGGAGTTTGCCGCCTATTATTCCGAAATGCTCAGCGGCGACGAACTCTGCTCTCTTCCGATTTCGCGAGAACTCGCCAGCCATATTGCGCATCCCAGGCAGCCGCTTTTCCTGAGGTTGGGCTGGCCCGCGAGCAACTGGGCGACCCGCCGTTTTCTCCCCTCGCCTGCGTGCGAAAAACTCGGGTTCCAACGCATCGGGGCCGGACCGGTCGACGACGCGATCCGCGATGCGCTTGGGTTGTTGCCCCCGGAGTTGCGCTACGCCCGACAATATCTGCGGGCTATCGATTCAGCAGGACAGCCGTGA
- a CDS encoding tRNA (cytidine(34)-2'-O)-methyltransferase, whose product MLHVVLVEPEIPPNTGNIARLCLAAGARLHLVEPLGFSLEEKALRRAGMDYWEQCDVKVWPSLDALQADAGDARFFYFTTKASRIYWDERFQDGDHLVFGRETRGLPESLLAANGDRCVTIPMQENARSLNLATSAGIALYEAMRQLARP is encoded by the coding sequence ATGCTGCACGTCGTCCTCGTCGAGCCCGAGATCCCGCCCAATACGGGCAACATCGCGCGCCTCTGCCTCGCGGCGGGGGCGCGGCTGCATCTCGTCGAGCCACTCGGGTTTTCCCTTGAGGAAAAGGCGCTCCGTCGCGCCGGGATGGATTACTGGGAGCAGTGCGACGTGAAGGTCTGGCCGTCGCTCGACGCCCTCCAGGCCGACGCGGGCGACGCCCGTTTTTTCTACTTCACCACCAAGGCCTCCCGCATCTACTGGGACGAGCGGTTCCAGGATGGCGACCATCTCGTCTTTGGCCGGGAGACACGCGGGCTGCCCGAGAGCCTGCTCGCCGCCAATGGCGATCGGTGCGTCACCATTCCCATGCAGGAAAATGCGCGCAGCCTGAACCTCGCGACCTCCGCCGGGATTGCACTTTACGAAGCCATGCGGCAGCTTGCCCGTCCATGA